The genomic region ATGAATCAATGGAATTTTATTAGTTATGACAATCCAAACATATCAAAGCTATTTATGATAACAAGACATATCAATGTTCTAGTTGGTTTGTAAGATCAATCATGCCAACGGTGTTGTGCAATGTTATCAACTTATTGAGATGTTAGAACATGACCAATGGCTCTTCATAGGTGCATGTTTTCATCAAACCCGACAAAAAAATGGTCACTGTGTCCAATTCGTTGCTAGTTTCGATGATATGGCTacaaggtatggtgatggtcctccaagggaggatgatccgccacgtaggcgccacgtcatagtcctcccaaggatgctCCATCCCTCAAAAGtagagggtatgggaggatggtcctagtcatagtcctccccaccttttttatgttttttttaatcttctacttttttttaacatttaacaaataaactaacaaaatattttcattaatatttaaaaatattacataaacttaaaaaaaacataaacttaaaaaaacataaacttaaaaaaaaaattaaacttaaaaaaaaataaacttaaaaaagcATAAACTTAAACAAatcctaatatattaaaataagctaATAGTCTTCGTCTTCCATGTCGTCGGGTTCGTTTTGAGCGTTGTTCCAGATGTACTCaaccaagtccgcttgtaggttatgatgtgtgtactcgttacgtagagcgaacatgttcaaatcttgttgttcccCACTAACTGGAACAGTATTTCcagtagacgcgttttcgtcgtactcgcatatcgctctaccttcgtcttcaatgatcatgttatgaagtatgatacaagcgtacataatgttTCGTAACCGCTTTGGTGTAGCCGAACGTGCTGGATGTTCAATGATGTGCCatttttttgtagaacaccaaaagcccgttcaatatcttttctcgCACCCTCTTGATACTTCGCAAACTTTTTTCTTTTGTCGTCTGTTGGGTGCGGAATAGTTTTAACGattgtcgagtacgttgggtatatcccatcggctaggtagtaacctTGCCTGTATTCCACCCCGAAACTGTAAagcttgtgtctggacctgtaccTGCCACTACATCCTCAAATATCTGAGACGGGTATATGATGTTAAGGTTATTGAGCgaaccaggtagaccaaaaaaagcatgccaGATCCAGAGATCCTGTGAGGCAACAGCCTCTAGAATAATAGTCGGATGTCCAtgatctcccctagtatactCTGACCTTGCCAGGCAACTGGGCAGTTCTGCCACggccagtgcatgcaatcaatgctcccgagcattcctgggaaaccatgtctctgttcgtatgcttgatataatttttgaacgtcgtttgCGTTCGGTTTCTGCAGGTATCGCTTGCTATACAATTTCACAACCCATTCGCAAAACTTGTGCAAACATAGACGTGCGGTTCTTTCAGACATCCTTATATACTCGTCTAATGCATCGGGTGCATAACCGTATGCAAGTTGGCAAATGGCCGACGTAGATTTTTTGTAAATTACTGAAACCCCTTTGCCCCCTAGCGTCGTTTCGCAatgtaaaaaacggatcagactgggccatgtcgcctgcaatacgtaaaaacagtggacgactcatgcggaaacgacgtcgaaaaatatcggctgggtacacgggttcgtcggcaaaataatcggctactagtttaacgtggccggctataaatttaaaacgaaacataagtaaaattaattataaaatacattttcaaatctatataaaacataaggaaaaaaaagtaaaatatctTCTTGGTCTCGGTTATATTTTGCTCGTCTAGTTTGCCGTTCGGACTACGCTTCATCACCCGCCATGAAGAcctgagccgcgttcataatcatgttATGCATAATAGCATCCTCTTCCGAAGATGGTGAATACCCCGTAGACGAAGATGATGAAGAGAtggaagaaattgaagaaatgaaagaaggtgaagccatgataatttttgagcgagagatggggtggtagcgTGTAAAAGATGGTATAAAAATGATGAgttttttataaaaagggaagagtgGTTATAATGTGAGAGAGATGGGATGGTAAtgggtgaaaagttgtgaaaaaaatggttaaaaatgtgagtatttataaaaatggaagtgaaTTGGGGGATTTTTTGAAATATAGCcgttattatttaattaatataaaatctgaaattaatttttttttttaaacggtcaTATGCCAGATGGTCCCACTTGTTTTGTCATTTTGTGCGCGTCGAGATCGTCCGAATACAGACGTTGAGGACGGgacgtggggggggggggggggggcggcgCGGTGTAGCTGGCGTCACCGATCCAAGACGGTAGGGGACGACCCCATACCGTCTAGCCTAAGTTCTCTTGCCCCTTTTAAAGAATTTAAAGTTGCATGTTCGAGGTTTATCGACCTATTAGTGCCTTAGCACAATATTTATCGGTTGGGTAACACTCAGCTAATTGTTTTAACTGGTAGTCAAAATCGAACTAAAGTTTTATTCGAAAATACTACTGCCCGGTCGGAAAATATACcctcaacctttactttttttaCTATTAAACCTCTTGTTTAAGTTTGGTCAACCAAAACCTACCACACTCTCTCTCCTCCCACATTTGGTCAACCAGACACGTTAAAACATTAAATTACACATGTCCCACTCCCTAATCTTCCAATTTATAAACCCCCTCCCCCCTCACCCTCATCACCACCATTCCCCTACACATAACAACATGGAAGACGATCGCCACCACACTCTCTTCCGTCAAGACTCCGATCTCGACCTCAGTTTCACAAGctgcgccaccaccaccaccaccactagcgcCCGTTCGAGTCTAGCTCGTTCAAGCTTATGCCTCAGCTTCAACGAATCCACCCGTCTCTCCTCCGCCTCTGCCTCCGCCCCCTCCACCACCGTCCCCAACCTCCACCCCCGCCCCCACCGCAAATCCGACCCCAATTGGTCCGCCATCAACGCCGCCACCAACCTCTCCTCCGACGGCACTCTCCACCTCCGCCACCTCAAACTCGTCCGCCTCGTCGGCTCCGGCAACCTCGGCCGCGTCTTCCTTTGTCGTTTACGCGACTACGAACACGCGAACTTCGCAATCAAAGTCGTTGATAAGAATTTGCTCACTACAAAAAAACTATCACATGTCCAGACCGAGGGTCGAATATTATCTTCACTTGACCACCCTTTTCTTCCTACACTTTACGCCCATATAGAAGTTTCTCACTACATTTGCTTCCTCATTGATTTCTGTCCCAATGGTGACCTTCATTCCTTGCTCAGGAAGCAACCCAATTATCGGTTACCTATCAACTCCGTTAGGTTCTTTGCAGCTGAAGTTTTGGTAGCTCTTGAATACCTCCACTCACTCGGTATCGTATACCGCGATTTAAAACCGGAGAATATTCTGATCCGTGAAGATGGCCACATTATGCTGTCTGATTTTGATCTTTGTTTCAACTCGGATGTTGTTCCGATGCTGGAGAACAGAACTCAATCCACTCGGAAGAATCAGAACCATACTTATTCTCGTACTCGTAGTTGTTATAGCCATTGTTATAGCCGTAGAAGACGTACAGAAACGGCAACGGAAATGGTAACAGAGTTTGTTGCGGAGCCGACAACGGCGTATTCGAAGTCATGCGTAGGGACACACGAGTATTTAGCTCCAGAGTTGGTCAACGGGAGCGGGCATGGTAACGGGGTTGACTGGtgggcgtttggtgtgttaatATATGAGTTACTTTATGGCACCAGTCCATTTCGTGGAACAAGTAAAGAGTCCACCCTGCGCAATATAGCATCGAGTAAGGGCGTATCATTTGGGGATGATTATAACAGAACGGAATCAGGGATGGATGAAGCTAAAGATTTGATAAAGAAATTGTTGGTTAAGGATCAACGGGAAAGGCTAGGGTGCGCCAGGGGTGCGACGGATATTAAACGGCACCCGTTTTTTGATGGGATAAAGTGGCCGTTGATCCGTACGTATAGCCCGCCGGAGCTCCGTGGGTTGACGGTGAAGAGAAGTGGTAGAGCACATGCTAGTCACGTGAGTTGTTCGTCGAAGAGACGGCGTTGGATTTGGAAGGGGCTCAGTTGTCTATTGATGAAAAGTAAGGGGTCTAGAAGAAATTTGAATTGTAATCAAAACTATTATTGTTATAGCAAATATGTGGTCTGATATAGATATAGTTAAAGTTCAGGGTTGAATGTATAAATTTTGTTTCCCCTCTTCATTCTTCTTGGATactttgactttttatttttttatttcaagGGTAGTGCTGTGAAAAAGAATTATATTAGTCTACTTATTAATCTATACATGGATGGAATATGGAATTATAGGAGAGTTCAAAGGAAACTCATTTTATTGTAAAAaattgaaaactaactaaaaaattttaaaaatatatcaATTTTTTTACAATTTCTTTTTTAAATGTTCGttactttttttatatattttttacaaactttttatatataaaaaaacttttttcacaaaaaaaaaaaaaaagaaacttgtactacacatgtgcatccTTCAGATGTGCACTGCAGTTTTATATATTTCGCAtgttttttagacttttttagTTACTTTTCAGGTTTTCACTTTAATTAGTGGTTTTCAATTAAACCCTCGCCAAATGGAATATGACTAGTAAGTTTATTATAAAATACTTACTTCTATACTTTAAATAGTAtataaatttaatcattttaattttatttatttattttaaatcacTTGTGTTTGTTAATTTAAAAACACGATTTTGTTTAGTTTTTCTTCTCAACATCCCAAtataaattttgttgaaaatAAAGTTATTTTCAGATAGAGAATTTTTTTAATCTATACCAACATCAATAAGCATCGATAATAGAATGCAGTATTGCCATTCGTTTTTATGGCTTCGATTGATGTATAAAACACTCATTTCATATTTGTTATAATAAACTATATTGAGTAAATATACCGTAATGAACCGAACCGAATCTGATACAATATTTTTActtaaagaagaaaaaaaaagataataTTATACGTTTAAATGTTTTCTTTGAACAAAATTGAATCACATAAATAATAAGTATTTTAAATCTAATATTTTGATTATTAAAATAATACTATAATGATAAAGGATGTCAGATCTGCATTTATAGAATAATTTTAAATTTCTAATTACTTCCAAGTATGTTCCCCTCATGGGCAATTTGGTGATGACCAAAAAAACAATTTAGTCCCTGAAGTTATTGGTTAGTTAAATAGGTCCCTTAGAATATGAAAACAACACTTTGTATCCTTAAAGACTAATAAATCCTTTTCATATCTTCACAAAGGGATTAAGCCTTAACACTATGGCGTAACAAGCAAATTTACCATGATACATGGAGAAACACACACATGGCTATGAGGTTGTGTGGTGGATTTTTCTGTGACGTACATGATTCAATGAGTCTAGTGGCGGAACTTGAAGGAGATTAGGAGGGGTCCAACCAAATAGAGATACTATTTTTTCAAAGGTAATGGGCAAAACTTACACTTTTAAAGGGGTGCGTTCTAGCCCTTAGTAAGTTCCGCCCACGGATGCATCAGATATAAAAGTCCACAATAATATTTACATTCGAGTCTTACATTTTTAACTTATGATCTACCGACTTTGATGACCAATAAGGAAGGTAATTTGTACACCGGTAAACCCTCATTCGTTTTTTACTTCACACATCACAACAATGTTATAACTCGCTTTTGTTATATTTGATTTTGTCATAGCTAAAATTAATTTCCATACCAAAAGTACCCATTCATTTGACCAAAACCACACCCATGTGCTTGAAACACCCAACAAAGGGATTTGACTAGAAACATAACATGTTCCTTGTACCATAAAGAAGAATGGTTGAAAATGATGGTAGATAGCATCTGATCCTGGATATGAGGAAACAAGAAGACTAAAGAACCAAAGTCTTAAACTATGTGTGCATTTAAAAACTAGTTTAATGAGCCAAAGTCTCAAATTCTTACCTAACAAAATGTTAAAAATGTCAAGGTTCAACTCACTATGTACCAACCATGCCCTTTGGACACACAACTCTTCCTTGATCACAACAGCCAAATTCATCACACTCACCCATAAACCAGACTTCATAAAATTACACCTAACAGATTCAAAATTTAATATCAAGATTCAAATTTAATAATTGGGGTTTATGATTCCCATAAAAAGACAAGAAATAATTGAACTTCATTTCAAAATGCTAGAAATAAACCAGAAATAAGTATTATAGCCCATCTTCAATAATTAGCATACAACCTGTCAAAGTTTATGCAGTATTTAAACTTTAAAGTTCAGTTTAAACTTTAAATAATATCCATAAACAAAGGTTGGAACTTGATCATTAGTGTTGGTATACAAGTTATGACAAACAGAACAAATTCTAGACTTGAATTTAGAGTCATGAGAAACATTTCTGCATTGGATTCTAGCTGAAGACTATTGCTATGACAAAACCGTATGCCGGTTGTTGAGGTTATCTAAAGAACCTGTGAACGTCCCCAATTCATAACTAGAAAATATGTTAAACCGCAAACGTTGTGTCTTTTGCTTTTTTGTACAATAAGAATGAGATTACGTTATTTACTTGGATTATCCAAGGGAGACAAGGAAGATGATCTAGAGTGCCAAGGACTAATCCCGAATTCTTCTTGATTCATATAATCTGCAAATCAAATCAAGTTGAATGTGAATTTTGATTGCATATATCCTTTTAGCTTTGAATAGTGTACTCGATTGCATAAAAAAGTAACAAACTTATGCCGATCTCTTTCTTTCTTTATTTCTTTTGGTTGAATCAAgtttaaaaaaatgattaaagGTAATCACACGGGTAGAAAACGATGACATGGCAGCTGACGTGGCGCTTCACGGTTGGCTACCTTAAGTAATTCccttaaaacattttttttggcTTAAAATAAGTTGATTATCTTACCTTTGCATGAATTAGCATCATCTAGAGGAGTTTCTGATGACGGTGAAATTGGTGAATTAATTTTGACTTCCCTGGAGTCAATCATCATTGCGATCACTTCTCTCATTGTCGGCCTATTTAGCGGAGATGGACTTGTACAGAACAACGCTATCCTTAAAAAAAGAGTCATCTCATCTGTCGTCTTTTTACAACTCAAATCTAACCGTTTGTCAAAAATATCAGAAACTGGAAGCATCCCATTAACCGATCTTTTAACACACGTCACAAGATCCCCACCTTGATCAAGGGGTTGAACCGGCGGCTTCCCTGTAACTAGCTCCAACAGAACCACCCCAAAACTATATATGTCACACTTTTCGGTCACCTTCATTGTATACGCATATTCTGAAAATCAACAATTAAGAAATTTGAATTTGTGAGAAAATTATAAGTTTGAAATTATATCTTGGTAGTTGGTACTATTAAAGCTAGTAATGCTTACCCGGAGCAATGTAGCCGTATGAACCGGCAACCGCTGACATGGATTTCGAATACGGGTTATCCATCAGTTTAGCCAAACCAAAATCTCCAACATGAGGTTGGAGATTTTTGTCTAATAATATGTTGTTTGACTTTATATCGCGGTGAACAATGTGGGGCCTACAGTCATTGTGGAGATAGCATAAACCTTCGGCTGCTCCACGCGCAATATTGTATCGAGCATTCCAGTCAAGAAAACGAGCATTATTAttgtcattattattattattattattactattgcCGTGAAGTAACTCCCCTAAACTCCCGTTTTCCATGTACTCGTATAGTAAAAGATTCGATTCCTGGTGGTAGCAAAAACCGTAAAGTTTCACAATATTCTTATGCCGGATTTTTCCAAGAGTCGATATTTCAGCAAGGAAGCTACGGTCAACAATGGCCCCACCGCCACCGGATTTCAACTTCTtcaccgccaccacctcaccaTCACCCATCACCGCCTTGTAAACCACCCCACATGCTCCTTTTCCGATCACAACATCTTCTGAAAAGTTATGAGTTGCTTCAACAAGATCTTGATATTTGAACCCGGCTTTTGGGAAGTAATAATTGTCCAACACATCAGGCTTCACTTGCTCTTCTTCAAGTGGCACACATACGGGCTTTCGGTTCTTTATAGCCCAACAAACACCCATCGCAAAGATCAAAGAAAAGAACCCTACAATACCCGACACAACGCTCACGATTTTATCTTTAGTAAGCCCGTCACTAAACCAGCCCGAATGATGATGCGATCGCCGAATTGAAGGTGGTGAACAGTGGTTTGAACCCAAAACGCATAGCCCTTCATTTCCTGCAAAGTTGCTAGAATCCATCCGTTTAAAAACAGGAGTGTTAGGAACCGCACCGAACAAATGATTGTTCGAAAGGTTACAGACCAAAAGGCTCACTAACTGCCCGATCGATTCCGGAATTTCGCCAACAAGTAGATTGTCATTCAAATACAAAGACTCCAGCATTATCAAGTTTCCGAGATTCTGCGGTATCGTGCCCGAAAGAGAATTATGACTAATATTGAGTGAAATCTGAAGAGCAGTGAGCTGACCGAGTTCAAACGGAACATTTCCGGAAAACGAATTACCGCCCATTTGCAATTCGGTTAAACGGGCTAGTTTCCCGATTGAATTCGGTATTGACCCGTTCATTTTgttgtcagacaatttaagcaaTTCCAAATTTACCAAATTGCCAATTTCGAATGGAACATGACCCGTAAACCAGTTTCTGCTAATATCAAGTCGTTGGAGATTCAAACAGTTCATTAGTTCACCAGGAATGTCCCCAAAAAGCCGATTAGAAGACACATTAAACGTAACAAGCTGAACCAAATTCCCGATTTCAGGAGGAATGTGACCGAAAAAGTAATTATCGGACAAATGAAGCCTTTTTAAGTTCTTTAACTGCCCGATTTCTGGTGGTAATGGTCCGGTGAAGCGGTTTTGATGGAGTTCAAGAGCCGAAAGATTATAAAGATTCGAGAATTCGATAAACAGGCTACCTGTAAGCAAATTGTCTCCTAACATTAGTTGTATAAGAGATTTGCATGACTTTAAACCATGTGGAATGTTGCCCGACAACTTATTCGATCCCAGGCTTAAAAACATCAGTTTCTGAGATTTACAAAGATGTGGAGGTATGGTTCCGACAAGATTATTCATCGAAATATCAAGAACCGAAAGGTTACTACTCGCTCCTATCAACGGAGGGATACTTCCCTCAAGATGATTATCGAAAAGCTGAAAACTTTCCAAAAACGGATTATACTGAAAACCTAAAGGAATTTCGCCAGTCAAATTGTTAATAGAAAGATCTAGTTTCCGAAGCTCTTTCAAATGTGAAAGCTCGTCCGGAATGTCACCCACCAAGAGGTTTTCGAAAAGATGAAGCAGATGGAGGTTTAAAATCTGGCCCAATTCTTTCGGGATGAACCCTGTTAAACGGTTTTCAGAAAGATCGATTTCAACTAGATTAACACAGTTTCCTAATTCTCGTGGAATCGAACCGTTTAACTGGTTGGTATACAAGTACAACCTTTTTAGTTGTGTTAGTTTACCAATTTCTTGTGGAATTCTTCCGGAGAAAGAGTTTGCGTGGAGCGCAAGCAATTCTAAACGACTGAAATTCCCGATTTCTGGAGGAATCTCACCGGATAATAGATTCTGCCAAAGGACCAAACTAGTAAGATTCTTGAGCTTTTGAAGCTCTATAGGAAACGGGCCCGATAAAGAATTTTGAGCCAACCCGAGAACCTCCAAGCTTTCACATTCACTGATCTCACTAGGAATCGGGCCGGATAACAAATTGACACCGGCCCGGATTATTTTAAGTTGTTTTAATCTACCAATGGATTTGGGAATCATGCCGGTTAGATTATTACTGTAAACAACAAGTTCCTGTAACGATACCAGTTTCCCAATGTCCTCAGGGATCACACCGTTAATGTAGTTTTCACACAAGGAAAGGATTTTAAGGGACGAAATTGCGGAAAGTTGGGCGGGGAAAGCATCATGGAATCGATTTGTACAAAGGTCTAAAACTTCCAAGTGTTGACAGGAAGCTAAACCATCCGGAATGGGACCGGAAATGAAGTTGGTGGATATGTTCAACACGGTTAGAAACGAAAGCTTACAAATAGTTGATGAAAGAGAGCCGGATAAATTCAAACCATGAAGGTTTACAGAAATTACCTTGTGATCATTGGTACAGCCAACACCTACCCAATTACAAGGAAACGAATCGGATCGATTCCATGTGTTTAAATTGCTGCTTGGATCATCAAGAGAGAGTTTGAACTCCAACAGCACAGCACCCTCTTCGTTAATCGAATCAACAACGACCAAAACGGAGAGCATAACCGCCATCACCAACCCcacaaaacatttttcaagatCAAGAACTTTCATATTCAAACACCAAACAATGAGAAAACAAGATAGGGAACAAGCAAAGAAGGAACGAAACCGAGTTCTGGTTATaacaatagaaaaaaaaaatatcaaaacagCATGATAATAAAAGTGAAAGATGTAGCTATCAACAATCCTCCACTGTACCACTGAATGCAAAAGATAAGTTACTAATCTAAGTATATCTAACCCACTTTTACGAGGTTTTAACGATCACAGACAGCACACAACACACAAAAGCTGGTTGTGGCATTTAATCAAACACTTGGAGGGCAACCCAATTATACGTCCCAATAATAACACCAACCCATAAACTTAATAATCATCATCAAAAAGCGCAACGACACAATTAAATTAGATCACAAAAAGGGTGATCAACGGGTGACATAAATGACAGGATGGGCTAGATAAGAAAGAGAGAGAAAacccatacatacatacatagatacatacataaatacataCAGTTGGGACCAGTAAACTCATAACAAAACTGATGTGAGTGTGAAATGAATGACATTGGTGGGATGAATGAAAACAAAGAAAAGGGAGTCAACGAGGAGAAGGCTGCATGTGAAAATGAGGGTCGGATAGAGACGAGACATATGGTAAAAGGTGAGAGCACGATCTCCGCCATTGTTGCTGGGCCTGACAAAATGGGTGTTGAAGAAATTAGAGCTGCTGCTTGTAGTTGTAGTTGTTCTGTGGGTCTTAGGATTCATGATTTGGGTTCTACTGTGGGTAGTGGAGGGGTGAGTTGGAATCTATGTGTTGTTAGTGTTTTCTGTGTGTCATGTTCACATAATTTCAGTCGTTGGATCATCCTTCTTTTCAACTAACATCCGTGATAGATATGTAtactccttttcttttcttttcttttctttttttctttctaGAGTAGATAGAAGATTAACtactttttttaagaaaaaaaattggtttttgtttttgaatattatataaatattttgtaaatgatttaaagtttaaaactacatgatgaaagaaaagtatcataatttttatgttgtttttggTTGTATTAAGGATTAAGAGACTTGCACTTTGAGTTTTGATTTTGCAATAAAGTAAGTGAAATCCAAGAATGTGGAAGTAGGAATCTTGATGGAGTAATTGGCGGGGCAACTTTATTATTGGTTATAAGTGTAAAAGGTAAATGTTATATAGATGCGAATGACTACCAGAGCAGCTCTGGTAAGAGGTGTGAAGGTTTATCCACAGGTCACGGGTTCAATCTCGGGTCAGTTGGGTTCTTGCACGGGGCTTAGGGCAGACCGATCCAGAGGTACCGCATTGCAGGCCGGCGGATTTTAACTTGAGCGGGTACGCCTAGAGGCGGCCAAGGTAACCGGTTGATCCACTCCTTTAAAAAAAACGTTATATAGATACAAGTTTATATAGAACTAGGTTAGaatctcgtgtattacacgggttggataaatgtaattttatatattaaataataaaaagttatatctttatgaaaccCGCATATTGTACgatttaaataaatgtaattttatgtatcaaataataaaaaaaagttttatctttaaaaaccatgtgtatttacacagattaaataaatgtaattttgtatactaaatactaaaaacgtcgtatctttaaaaaacccgtgtataatcaggttgaataaatctaccaaatgataaaaaaaaattacatccttaaaacccccgtatattacacgtgttgaatagatctaaaaaagagttatatctttaaaaatcatatgttttgtatattaaatactaaaaacgtcgtatctttaaaaaactcgtgtatagtcgggttgaaaaatctaccaaataataaaaaaaaaattatatccttaaaaaccccgtatattacacgtgttgaataaatctaattttacgtaacaaatgataaaaaagttatatctttaaaaacttcgtgtattagacgggttatataaatgtaactttgtatagtaaataataaaagttacctgcattttacacgagttgaataaatataattttgtataccaaataataaaaaaagttatatatttttaataaattaggataatatttaatattaatttattatttatatatttaatatagagtaaattacaagttttgtcctttatgtttgtcccaaatttcaagcgttgtcctttacctttaaaattgatgagttttatccttaacgtttcaaaatcttgcacgttatgtcctttagggcaaacccagttaatattttttgttaaatctgatcatgtgcaaggcacatgagggcatttttgtaatttcatttttttaataaatggaaacaaaatataattattatatgttatatacataagcacacacactctctctcctcaATTAACATAACAGCCTAGTTTCAGTCATCATCTCCCCCAAATATGAATCCTAATTTGCGCATCCTGTTTCACATCAAATTCGAGTTATATGATCACAATTAACGAATAAAACCTTAGGGCTTTTGAATGGAAAATGAAAATGAGTAGGATGGTGGCTTTCTTACCTCCGGAGAATCACTGGCATAAGAAACCCACTTGCATCTTAATGACACCAACACAAAAAATGCTAAGAAAAAATGGAAAGAGGCTGAGTTTTAAGTCTTGACCTCCGGAGAGAATGTTAGA from Helianthus annuus cultivar XRQ/B chromosome 10, HanXRQr2.0-SUNRISE, whole genome shotgun sequence harbors:
- the LOC110886081 gene encoding leucine-rich repeat receptor-like serine/threonine-protein kinase At1g17230, which codes for MKVLDLEKCFVGLVMAVMLSVLVVVDSINEEGAVLLEFKLSLDDPSSNLNTWNRSDSFPCNWVGVGCTNDHKVISVNLHGLNLSGSLSSTICKLSFLTVLNISTNFISGPIPDGLASCQHLEVLDLCTNRFHDAFPAQLSAISSLKILSLCENYINGVIPEDIGKLVSLQELVVYSNNLTGMIPKSIGRLKQLKIIRAGVNLLSGPIPSEISECESLEVLGLAQNSLSGPFPIELQKLKNLTSLVLWQNLLSGEIPPEIGNFSRLELLALHANSFSGRIPQEIGKLTQLKRLYLYTNQLNGSIPRELGNCVNLVEIDLSENRLTGFIPKELGQILNLHLLHLFENLLVGDIPDELSHLKELRKLDLSINNLTGEIPLGFQYNPFLESFQLFDNHLEGSIPPLIGASSNLSVLDISMNNLVGTIPPHLCKSQKLMFLSLGSNKLSGNIPHGLKSCKSLIQLMLGDNLLTGSLFIEFSNLYNLSALELHQNRFTGPLPPEIGQLKNLKRLHLSDNYFFGHIPPEIGNLVQLVTFNVSSNRLFGDIPGELMNCLNLQRLDISRNWFTGHVPFEIGNLVNLELLKLSDNKMNGSIPNSIGKLARLTELQMGGNSFSGNVPFELGQLTALQISLNISHNSLSGTIPQNLGNLIMLESLYLNDNLLVGEIPESIGQLVSLLVCNLSNNHLFGAVPNTPVFKRMDSSNFAGNEGLCVLGSNHCSPPSIRRSHHHSGWFSDGLTKDKIVSVVSGIVGFFSLIFAMGVCWAIKNRKPVCVPLEEEQVKPDVLDNYYFPKAGFKYQDLVEATHNFSEDVVIGKGACGVVYKAVMGDGEVVAVKKLKSGGGGAIVDRSFLAEISTLGKIRHKNIVKLYGFCYHQESNLLLYEYMENGSLGELLHGNSNNNNNNNDNNNARFLDWNARYNIARGAAEGLCYLHNDCRPHIVHRDIKSNNILLDKNLQPHVGDFGLAKLMDNPYSKSMSAVAGSYGYIAPEYAYTMKVTEKCDIYSFGVVLLELVTGKPPVQPLDQGGDLVTCVKRSVNGMLPVSDIFDKRLDLSCKKTTDEMTLFLRIALFCTSPSPLNRPTMREVIAMMIDSREVKINSPISPSSETPLDDANSCKDYMNQEEFGISPWHSRSSSLSPLDNPSK
- the LOC110886082 gene encoding serine/threonine-protein kinase WAG1, translating into MEDDRHHTLFRQDSDLDLSFTSCATTTTTTSARSSLARSSLCLSFNESTRLSSASASAPSTTVPNLHPRPHRKSDPNWSAINAATNLSSDGTLHLRHLKLVRLVGSGNLGRVFLCRLRDYEHANFAIKVVDKNLLTTKKLSHVQTEGRILSSLDHPFLPTLYAHIEVSHYICFLIDFCPNGDLHSLLRKQPNYRLPINSVRFFAAEVLVALEYLHSLGIVYRDLKPENILIREDGHIMLSDFDLCFNSDVVPMLENRTQSTRKNQNHTYSRTRSCYSHCYSRRRRTETATEMVTEFVAEPTTAYSKSCVGTHEYLAPELVNGSGHGNGVDWWAFGVLIYELLYGTSPFRGTSKESTLRNIASSKGVSFGDDYNRTESGMDEAKDLIKKLLVKDQRERLGCARGATDIKRHPFFDGIKWPLIRTYSPPELRGLTVKRSGRAHASHVSCSSKRRRWIWKGLSCLLMKSKGSRRNLNCNQNYYCYSKYVV